CGTGGCCAAGACCTGCATGGTGAAGAGCTACCACCAGCCCGGGGAGTTCTTCGAGATCCTGATCAACCGCCGCGTCTGGGAGTCGATGCCCGAGGCTTATCGCACGATGTTCAGGATCACCGCCAAGGCGGCGAGCGCGCAGATGAGCTGGAGGACAATGGACCTGTACTCCAAGGAATACGAGAACCTGCGCGACAAGCGCGGCATCCGGTTCGTGGAAACACCGAGGGACATTCTCGAGGCCCAGCTCAAGGCCTGGGACGCGGTGATCGCGGAGAAGGCCGCGGCGAATCCCTTCTTTGCCAAGGTGCTGGAATCGCAGAAGGCGTTCATGAAGCGGGTGGTCGGCTATCAGGTGAAGTTCATCGTCGATCCGCGCCAGGCCTACGAGCATTTCTTCGGCAAGGTCGCCTGAACGCAGCGGCGGTGCCGCCGGACTGCCATAGAGGGAGCTGCCCGTGAAGAGCGTACTGTTCATGATCGACCGCCTGAGCACCTGGACGGGCAAGGCGTTCGCCTGGTGCGGCGTGCTGTTGACGCTGATCGTGTGCTACGACGTGGCTGCGCGCTATATTTTCAGGAACCCGACGCAGTGGGGGTTCGACGTCGCGATCATCCTCTACGGCGTGCTATTCATGATGGCCGGTGCCTACACCCTGTCGCGCAACGGCCACGTGCGGGCGGACATGATGTACCGCACGCTGCGGCCGCGCTCGCAAGCGTGGATCGATCTGGCGCTGTACTTGCTGTTCTTCTTCCC
This genomic window from Burkholderiales bacterium contains:
- a CDS encoding TRAP transporter small permease subunit — its product is MKSVLFMIDRLSTWTGKAFAWCGVLLTLIVCYDVAARYIFRNPTQWGFDVAIILYGVLFMMAGAYTLSRNGHVRADMMYRTLRPRSQAWIDLALYLLFFFPGIAALVYAGVEFAHTSWAMREVSSVTSAGTPIYPFKMAIPLAGLLLFLQGVAEVVRCVICIRTDQWPQRLHDVEEEDIEQLKDILAGGQEKK